From Electrophorus electricus isolate fEleEle1 chromosome 8, fEleEle1.pri, whole genome shotgun sequence, the proteins below share one genomic window:
- the si:dkey-27c15.3 gene encoding GON-4-like protein isoform X1, whose protein sequence is MNHVRRRKQGNGKTAQSRSKWGKNEEDEGQPRGSAPCPVYGLVSVSPENGSDPFKGEVNAENTTSSRRSGKSKGCSQALYASSENEGVVQNTIFGLSSEDETEKTLVITVDGEQSCNKQIGRRKGGVKRKREMSGDLTEVGLQQQQQQEEEDEDIQAEVEIDRELDRELENKSRQHKLTSANVRSILHEVITNEHVVAMMKAAINDTQPVPLFEPKMTRSKLKEVVEKGVVIPTWNISPIKKPSTTKGPQFVDIPLEEEDSSDEEYCPDEEEDDETAEDTLLESDLESTASSPRGMRLSLNKSFTEHARENSCSPRQTLRRARHLQVEVMPMGPPPPPQGPEPAGPSKECSFMEKLHAVDEELAIGSDCMHSYQSLGNDGEESLMAFRTRSKRPLRDVPLGRLEAELRAPDITPDMYEHGSTLEDREWTQWLQGLMSSEMENEEEADDEDDPEYNFLADIDEPDVEDYRNDKAVRITKKEVNDLMEELFDAFQDELGGQDEEGHEEEEDKEEEYVPQQQPPSVLETIQYEDPLADILNQRYSTVREQLAALRKRKALLESKGVPLPPPRPKRPSSPTSPLFLSPAQKLRLQQHVQQHVQLLTQVSMLSRRVEGLQTEACTTRQFLSELQLFAHRGEEAWRGIEPGFVSIFRACNLEPALMLLQDLDHAPDPQTPGPLFPGSQIAADLAWLLGTRPVFLYPELLPHVDLRPFHYKGPFTSAENCLVVLGHQHLKGTVHPLKLACQYLLAARNFICLRTHVRSACQKQSPNILKKYFIEGKCPPMPLACLSVSPSDQRPPVARHKRLMPWWLRQNLKLIHEEVRKYNQPFADFQPASPEGSGVSTEVTPASVSAAPDPTVTPPYIFPPSTRYPPRLPEALDLKPQPLPPPAGSCRRKAPLELHMQPSTQPSKPLPPAKGLEEALRRLTPILPKPGCPSAQNPIPIPQPEPLTLHLNAHSNRQQISSASSGTAAVSAANPQVALPDITNAADLNRAKLIVTLPAASLGPGQNLPSLGAVAVNPAEDTHIIVPNAAKVAPASPGQGNIVITLPAAPVATAFICPSPAAKQVAQRASAFASLAKDHMSECCGTLLKVSMGPRLPLGLPSPETLSHNTLHSLLLLTPGCIVTESGSCQSTCLNPVPVIDHSQKHLSQQTVRMEGFIQSCLGNIYKSKAVPVDRTSNRPPIGYKEGHFKANDNFQEITEVQELDMDEVIVTEDEQEYVGEEDFRRPFLTLSESSGSPVSAVAGEDDTMQPAINVREEDEGERSQRACVMSVPELQDTKKRSRVTSEPEADKKCLLGEGKSEAHMSAGGRAERLHSALLCDDLSDDDPRRDVKDVAFAQAYLEKVCEAVQVVPGKVEEFLGVLYEFEQDPEGRTSVDLYVRLRSVLGEWPELLRDFAAFLHPEQAQECGLLAEQQAFERSRRFLRQLELSFGEHSPHYRRVVRTLQQGPCKSRAGSEEMKAQIAMLLREHVHLLEEYWVFFERLHPAKHRRSEEEEMECDNVDGVCSVQTVHRVEGSQLLQHMGAISPEMRAETPQHQTHSKSVDSAKLAGESRSTNPETEDETKKEAGRAFCARNSSRMPSGEKVVLWTREADRVILTTCQQRGANQSTFRSIAAQLGHKTATEVGSRYQDLIRLFHESSRQHHAGGSDTEVQPSPREEEPS, encoded by the exons ATGAATCACGTACGTAGACGGAAGCAGGGAAACGGCAAGACCGCACAGTCTCGGTCTAAATGGGGCAAGAATGAAGAGGACGAAGGCCAGCCGAGAGGCAGTGCCCCCTGTCCTGTCTACGGGCTCGTCTCCGTCTCCCCGGAAAACGGCTCCGATCCGTTTAAAGGAGAGGTTAACGCCGAAAACACTACATCGTCGAGGCGATCTGGAAAGAGTAAAGGGTGTAGTCAAGCACTCTACGCCAGCTCTGAGAACGAAG GTGTGGTACAGAATACAATATTTGGCCTGTCATCAGAAGATGAAACTGAGAAGACCCTGGTCATCACAGTTG ATGGTGAGCAAAGCTGCAATAAACAAATTGGCAGAAGAAAAGGAGGTgtgaaaaggaagagagagatgagcggGGACTTAACTGAAGTAGGTctgcaacaacaacagcagcaggaggaggaggatgaagataTCCAGGCAGAGGTGGAGATTGACCGAGAGCTGGACAGAGAGCTTGAGAACAAATCTCGGCAGCACAAGCTGACCTCTGCCAACGTGCGCAGCATTTTACAC GAGGTGATCACCAATGAACATGTGGTAGCCATGATGAAGGCAGCCATCAATGACACTCAGCCCGTTCCACTGTTT GAGCCTAAGATGACGCGCTCTAAACTGAAGGAGGTGGTAGAGAAAGGAGTG GTCATTCCTACTTGGAATATTTCACCAATTAAGAAGCCAAGCACAACGAAG GGTCCCCAGTTTGTGGACATTCCTTTAGAAGAAGAAGACTCATCAGATGAAGAGTATTGCcctgatgaagaggaagatgatgagaCTGCAGAGGAT ACACTTCTGGAAAGTGATTTGGAGAGCACAGCATCTTCCCCAAGGGGTATGCGGTTAAGCCTTAACAAATCCTTTACTGAACATGCCCGGGAGAACAGCTGCAGCCCCAGACAG ACTTTGCGCAGGGCCAGACACCTGCAGGTGGAGGTGATGCCCATGGggcccccaccaccccctcagGGCCCGGAGCCGGCAGGACCCAGCAAAGAGTGCAGCTTCATGGAGAAACTCCACGCAGTGGATGAGGAGCTGGCCATCGGCTCTGACTGTATGCACTCCTACCAG TCTCTTGGCAATGATGGCGAAGAGAGTCTGATGGCTTTTCGCACTCGATCCAAACGACCACTCAGAGACGTTCCCCTGGGTCGTCTGGAGGCGGAGCTCCGAGCTCCTGACATCACGCCAGACATGTACGAGCACGGCTCCACCCTGGAGGATCGGGAGTGGACACAGTGGCTCCAGGGCCTCATGAGCTCCGAAATGGAGAATGAAG AGGAGGCCGATGACGAAGATGACCCCGAGTACAACTTTTTGGCCGACATTGACGAGCCGGACGTGGAAGACTACCGGAACGACAAAGCCGTGCGCATCACCA aGAAGGAAGTGAATGACCTGATGGAGGAGCTCTTTGATGCA TTTCAGGATGAGTTGGGGGGACAGGATGAAGAAGgccatgaggaagaggaggacaagGAAGAAGAATATGTTCCCCAGCAGCAACCACCTAGTGTTCTAGAAACAATTCA GTATGAGGATCCTTTGGCCGACATCCTGAACCAGCGCTACAGCACAGTGAGAGAGCAGCTGGCAGCTCTCCGCAAAAGGAAGGCCCTGCTGGAGAGCAAGGGTGTGCCCTTACCCCCGCCACGCCCTAAACGTCCCTCAAGCCCCACCTCCCCTCTGTTCCTCAGCCCTGCCCAGAAGCTCCGTCTACAGCAGCACGTTCAGCAG CATGTGCAGCTCCTGACACAGGTGAGCATGCTGAGCAGACGAGTGGAGGGCTTGCAGACGGAGGCATGCACCACCCGACAGTTCCTG TCAGAGCTGCAGTTGTTTGCCCATCGTGGAGAAGAGGCCTGGCGTGGGATAGAGCCTGGGTTTGTCAGCATCTTCCGAGCATGTAACCTGGAGCCTGCTCTCATGCTGCTCCAGGATCTGGACCACGCTCCTGACCCTCAGACCCCTGGGCCACTGTTCCCAG GGTCCCAGATTGCGGCTGATTTGGCTTGGTTGCTGGGGACGCGGCCTGTCTTCCTCTACCCGGAGTTGCTGCCGCATGTCGACCTTCGCCCTTTCCATTATAAGGGCCCCTTCACTTCAGCAGAGAACTG cCTGGTGGTACTGGGTCATCAGCACTTAAAGGGAACTGTACACCCACTCAAACTGGCCTGTCAGTACCTGCTCGCGGCTCGTAACTTCATCTGTTTGAGAACCCACGTTCGCTCTGCATGTCAGAAACAGAGTCCCAATAtattaaag aaatattttatagAAGGGAAATGTCCCCCCATGCCGCTGGCCTGTCTGTCGGTCAGTCCCAGTGACCAGCGCCCCCCAGTGGCGAGACACAAGCGCCTCATGCCCTGGTGGCTTAGG CAAAACCTTAAACTGATTCACGAAGAAGTGAGAAAATATAACCAGCCTTTTGCCGACTTTCAACCTGCCAGTCCTGAAGGAAGCGGCGTCTCCACAGAGGTCACCCCTGCCTCCGTCTCTGCTGCTCCCGATCCCACAGTCACCCCGCCCTACATCTTCCCCCCGAGTACCCGTTACCCCCCCCGCCTTCCCGAGGCCCTAGACCTGAAGCCTCagcctctgcctcctcctgctGGTTCCTGCAGGAGAAAAGCACCTCTTGAACTCCACATGCAGCCTTCCACTCAGCCTTCCAAACCTCTGCCGCCAGCTAAGGGCCTGGAGGAAGCCCTCCGTCGACTGACGCCCATTTTGCCAAAGCCTGGTTGTCCTTCGGCCCAGAACCCCATTCCCATACCTCAGCCTGAGCCACTGACCCTTCACCTCAATGCCCATTCAAACAGGCAACAAATCAGCTCTGCCTCCTCTGGAACTGCAGCCGTTAGTGCTGCAAATCCCCAAGTGGCACTGCCTGACATTACAAACGCAGCAGATCTAAACAGAGCAAAACTCATTGTGACTTTGCCGGCAGCTTCGCTGGGCCCAGGCCAGAACCTGCCGTCTCTAGGGGCCGTAGCTGTGAATCCTGCAGAAGATACGCACATCATAGTCCCCAATGCTGCAAAAGTAGCTCCAGCTAGCCCAGGCCAAGGGAACATAGTCATCACCTTACCTGCTGCTCCAGTGGCCACTGCCTTTATATGCCCCTCCCCTGCTGCTAAACAAGTGGCCCAAAGAGCTTCAGCCTTCGCTTCATTGGCTAAGGACCACATGAGTGAGTGCTGTGGCACCCTACTCAAAGTGAGCATGGGGCCAAGACTCCCTCTAGGCCTGCCTTCTCCTGAGACTCTGTCTCATAACACTCTGCATTCATTACTCCTGCTGACTCCAGGCTGTATCGTGACAGAGAGTGGGAGCTGTCAGAGCACTTGTTTGAACCCTGTACCAGTTATAGATCACAGCCAGAAACATTTATCCCAGCAGACAGTAAGAATGGAAGGATTTATACAGAGCTGTTTGGGAAACATTTACAAGAGTAAGGCAGTTCCAGTGGACAGAACCTCAAACAGACCTCCTATTGGTTACAAGGAAggccattttaaagcaaatgACAATTTTCAAGAAATCACAGAAGTACAAGAGTTGGACATGGATGAGGTGATTGTTACCGAGGACGAGCAGGAGTATGTTGGAGAGGAAGATTTTAGAAGGCCCTTCCTCACCTTATCGGAGTCCTCGGGAAGCCCTGTGTCTGCTGTGGCCGGGGAAGATGATACTATGCAGCCAGCGATTAACGTGcgagaggaggatgaaggagaaaGGAGTCAAAGAGCATGTGTAATGTCTGTGCCAGAGCTTCAG GACACAAAGAAACGGTCAAGGGTGACATCGGAGCCGGAGGCTGACAAAAAGTGTCTGTTGGGTGAAGGCAAATCAGAAGCGCACATGTCAG CAGGAGGGCGTGCGGAGCGCCTGCATTCTGCACTTCTCTGTGATGACTTATCTGATGATGACCCTCGCAGAGATGTAAAAGATGTTGCCTTTGCCCAAGCCTACCTAGAAAAG GTGTGCGAGGCAGTGCAGGTGGTGCCGGGGAAGGTGGAGGAGTTCCTGGGTGTCCTGTACGAGTTTGAGCAGGACCCCGAGGGCAGAACATCAGTGGATCTCTACGTGAGGCTCAGATCTGTTTTGGGCGAATGGCCAGAACTGCTCAGAGACTTTGCTGCGTTCCTGCACCCGGAGCAGGCCCAGGAGTGCGGCCTA CTTGCTGAGCAGCAGGCGTTTGAGAGGAGTCGGAGGTTCCTGCGACAGTTGGAGCTGAGCTTCGGCGAGCACTCGCCCCACTACAGGAGGGTGGTGCGCACGCTCCAGCAGGGCCCGTGTAAAAGCCGGGCTGGCTCAGAAGAG ATGAAGGCGCAAATCGCCATGCTGCTCCGAGAACACGTCCACCTGCTTGAGGAGTACTGGGTGTTTTTTGAGCGGCTCCACCCAGCTAAGCATCGTCggtctgaggaggaggagatggagtgTGACAatgttgatggtgtgtgtagtgttcagaCTGTACACAGAGTAGAGGGAAGCCAGCTACTTCAGCACATGGGAGCCATCTCTCCAGAGATGAGGGCAGAAACTCCCCAACATCAGACTCATTCCAAG AGTGTCGACTCGGCAAAGCTTGCTGGGGAGAGCCGGAGTACCAACCCAGAGACAGAAGATGAGACCAAGAAAGAGGCAGGGCGTGCTTTCTGTGCCAGGAACAGTTCACGCATGCCAAGTGGGGAAAAGGTTGTGCTCTGGACAAG AGAAGCAGATCGAGTGATACTCACCACCTGTCAGCAGAGAGGAGCCAATCAAAGCACCTTCAGGTCTATCGCTGCTCAGCTGGGTCATAAAACAGCCACTGAG GTTGGTTCACGCTACCAGGACCTCATACGGCTCTTCCACGAATCCTCCAGACAGCATCATGCTGGCGGCTCAGACACAGAGGTCCAGCCCAGTCCTAGGGAAGAGGAACCCAGCTGA
- the si:dkey-27c15.3 gene encoding GON-4-like protein isoform X2: MNHVRRRKQGNGKTAQSRSKWGKNEEDEGQPRGSAPCPVYGLVSVSPENGSDPFKGEVNAENTTSSRRSGKSKGCSQALYASSENEGVVQNTIFGLSSEDETEKTLVITVDGEQSCNKQIGRRKGGVKRKREMSGDLTEVGLQQQQQQEEEDEDIQAEVEIDRELDRELENKSRQHKLTSANVRSILHEVITNEHVVAMMKAAINDTQPVPLFEPKMTRSKLKEVVEKGVVIPTWNISPIKKPSTTKGPQFVDIPLEEEDSSDEEYCPDEEEDDETAEDTLLESDLESTASSPRGMRLSLNKSFTEHARENSCSPRQTLRRARHLQVEVMPMGPPPPPQGPEPAGPSKECSFMEKLHAVDEELAIGSDCMHSYQSLGNDGEESLMAFRTRSKRPLRDVPLGRLEAELRAPDITPDMYEHGSTLEDREWTQWLQGLMSSEMENEEEADDEDDPEYNFLADIDEPDVEDYRNDKAVRITKKEVNDLMEELFDAFQDELGGQDEEGHEEEEDKEEEYVPQQQPPSVLETIQYEDPLADILNQRYSTVREQLAALRKRKALLESKGVPLPPPRPKRPSSPTSPLFLSPAQKLRLQQHVQQHVQLLTQVSMLSRRVEGLQTEACTTRQFLSELQLFAHRGEEAWRGIEPGFVSIFRACNLEPALMLLQDLDHAPDPQTPGPLFPGSQIAADLAWLLGTRPVFLYPELLPHVDLRPFHYKGPFTSAENCLVVLGHQHLKGTVHPLKLACQYLLAARNFICLRTHVRSACQKQSPNILKKYFIEGKCPPMPLACLSVSPSDQRPPVARHKRLMPWWLRQNLKLIHEEVRKYNQPFADFQPASPEGSGVSTEVTPASVSAAPDPTVTPPYIFPPSTRYPPRLPEALDLKPQPLPPPAGSCRRKAPLELHMQPSTQPSKPLPPAKGLEEALRRLTPILPKPGCPSAQNPIPIPQPEPLTLHLNAHSNRQQISSASSGTAAVSAANPQVALPDITNAADLNRAKLIVTLPAASLGPGQNLPSLGAVAVNPAEDTHIIVPNAAKVAPASPGQGNIVITLPAAPVATAFICPSPAAKQVAQRASAFASLAKDHMSECCGTLLKVSMGPRLPLGLPSPETLSHNTLHSLLLLTPGCIVTESGSCQSTCLNPVPVIDHSQKHLSQQTVRMEGFIQSCLGNIYKSKAVPVDRTSNRPPIGYKEGHFKANDNFQEITEVQELDMDEVIVTEDEQEYVGEEDFRRPFLTLSESSGSPVSAVAGEDDTMQPAINVREEDEGERSQRACVMSVPELQDTKKRSRVTSEPEADKKCLLGEGKSEAHMSGGRAERLHSALLCDDLSDDDPRRDVKDVAFAQAYLEKVCEAVQVVPGKVEEFLGVLYEFEQDPEGRTSVDLYVRLRSVLGEWPELLRDFAAFLHPEQAQECGLLAEQQAFERSRRFLRQLELSFGEHSPHYRRVVRTLQQGPCKSRAGSEEMKAQIAMLLREHVHLLEEYWVFFERLHPAKHRRSEEEEMECDNVDGVCSVQTVHRVEGSQLLQHMGAISPEMRAETPQHQTHSKSVDSAKLAGESRSTNPETEDETKKEAGRAFCARNSSRMPSGEKVVLWTREADRVILTTCQQRGANQSTFRSIAAQLGHKTATEVGSRYQDLIRLFHESSRQHHAGGSDTEVQPSPREEEPS; the protein is encoded by the exons ATGAATCACGTACGTAGACGGAAGCAGGGAAACGGCAAGACCGCACAGTCTCGGTCTAAATGGGGCAAGAATGAAGAGGACGAAGGCCAGCCGAGAGGCAGTGCCCCCTGTCCTGTCTACGGGCTCGTCTCCGTCTCCCCGGAAAACGGCTCCGATCCGTTTAAAGGAGAGGTTAACGCCGAAAACACTACATCGTCGAGGCGATCTGGAAAGAGTAAAGGGTGTAGTCAAGCACTCTACGCCAGCTCTGAGAACGAAG GTGTGGTACAGAATACAATATTTGGCCTGTCATCAGAAGATGAAACTGAGAAGACCCTGGTCATCACAGTTG ATGGTGAGCAAAGCTGCAATAAACAAATTGGCAGAAGAAAAGGAGGTgtgaaaaggaagagagagatgagcggGGACTTAACTGAAGTAGGTctgcaacaacaacagcagcaggaggaggaggatgaagataTCCAGGCAGAGGTGGAGATTGACCGAGAGCTGGACAGAGAGCTTGAGAACAAATCTCGGCAGCACAAGCTGACCTCTGCCAACGTGCGCAGCATTTTACAC GAGGTGATCACCAATGAACATGTGGTAGCCATGATGAAGGCAGCCATCAATGACACTCAGCCCGTTCCACTGTTT GAGCCTAAGATGACGCGCTCTAAACTGAAGGAGGTGGTAGAGAAAGGAGTG GTCATTCCTACTTGGAATATTTCACCAATTAAGAAGCCAAGCACAACGAAG GGTCCCCAGTTTGTGGACATTCCTTTAGAAGAAGAAGACTCATCAGATGAAGAGTATTGCcctgatgaagaggaagatgatgagaCTGCAGAGGAT ACACTTCTGGAAAGTGATTTGGAGAGCACAGCATCTTCCCCAAGGGGTATGCGGTTAAGCCTTAACAAATCCTTTACTGAACATGCCCGGGAGAACAGCTGCAGCCCCAGACAG ACTTTGCGCAGGGCCAGACACCTGCAGGTGGAGGTGATGCCCATGGggcccccaccaccccctcagGGCCCGGAGCCGGCAGGACCCAGCAAAGAGTGCAGCTTCATGGAGAAACTCCACGCAGTGGATGAGGAGCTGGCCATCGGCTCTGACTGTATGCACTCCTACCAG TCTCTTGGCAATGATGGCGAAGAGAGTCTGATGGCTTTTCGCACTCGATCCAAACGACCACTCAGAGACGTTCCCCTGGGTCGTCTGGAGGCGGAGCTCCGAGCTCCTGACATCACGCCAGACATGTACGAGCACGGCTCCACCCTGGAGGATCGGGAGTGGACACAGTGGCTCCAGGGCCTCATGAGCTCCGAAATGGAGAATGAAG AGGAGGCCGATGACGAAGATGACCCCGAGTACAACTTTTTGGCCGACATTGACGAGCCGGACGTGGAAGACTACCGGAACGACAAAGCCGTGCGCATCACCA aGAAGGAAGTGAATGACCTGATGGAGGAGCTCTTTGATGCA TTTCAGGATGAGTTGGGGGGACAGGATGAAGAAGgccatgaggaagaggaggacaagGAAGAAGAATATGTTCCCCAGCAGCAACCACCTAGTGTTCTAGAAACAATTCA GTATGAGGATCCTTTGGCCGACATCCTGAACCAGCGCTACAGCACAGTGAGAGAGCAGCTGGCAGCTCTCCGCAAAAGGAAGGCCCTGCTGGAGAGCAAGGGTGTGCCCTTACCCCCGCCACGCCCTAAACGTCCCTCAAGCCCCACCTCCCCTCTGTTCCTCAGCCCTGCCCAGAAGCTCCGTCTACAGCAGCACGTTCAGCAG CATGTGCAGCTCCTGACACAGGTGAGCATGCTGAGCAGACGAGTGGAGGGCTTGCAGACGGAGGCATGCACCACCCGACAGTTCCTG TCAGAGCTGCAGTTGTTTGCCCATCGTGGAGAAGAGGCCTGGCGTGGGATAGAGCCTGGGTTTGTCAGCATCTTCCGAGCATGTAACCTGGAGCCTGCTCTCATGCTGCTCCAGGATCTGGACCACGCTCCTGACCCTCAGACCCCTGGGCCACTGTTCCCAG GGTCCCAGATTGCGGCTGATTTGGCTTGGTTGCTGGGGACGCGGCCTGTCTTCCTCTACCCGGAGTTGCTGCCGCATGTCGACCTTCGCCCTTTCCATTATAAGGGCCCCTTCACTTCAGCAGAGAACTG cCTGGTGGTACTGGGTCATCAGCACTTAAAGGGAACTGTACACCCACTCAAACTGGCCTGTCAGTACCTGCTCGCGGCTCGTAACTTCATCTGTTTGAGAACCCACGTTCGCTCTGCATGTCAGAAACAGAGTCCCAATAtattaaag aaatattttatagAAGGGAAATGTCCCCCCATGCCGCTGGCCTGTCTGTCGGTCAGTCCCAGTGACCAGCGCCCCCCAGTGGCGAGACACAAGCGCCTCATGCCCTGGTGGCTTAGG CAAAACCTTAAACTGATTCACGAAGAAGTGAGAAAATATAACCAGCCTTTTGCCGACTTTCAACCTGCCAGTCCTGAAGGAAGCGGCGTCTCCACAGAGGTCACCCCTGCCTCCGTCTCTGCTGCTCCCGATCCCACAGTCACCCCGCCCTACATCTTCCCCCCGAGTACCCGTTACCCCCCCCGCCTTCCCGAGGCCCTAGACCTGAAGCCTCagcctctgcctcctcctgctGGTTCCTGCAGGAGAAAAGCACCTCTTGAACTCCACATGCAGCCTTCCACTCAGCCTTCCAAACCTCTGCCGCCAGCTAAGGGCCTGGAGGAAGCCCTCCGTCGACTGACGCCCATTTTGCCAAAGCCTGGTTGTCCTTCGGCCCAGAACCCCATTCCCATACCTCAGCCTGAGCCACTGACCCTTCACCTCAATGCCCATTCAAACAGGCAACAAATCAGCTCTGCCTCCTCTGGAACTGCAGCCGTTAGTGCTGCAAATCCCCAAGTGGCACTGCCTGACATTACAAACGCAGCAGATCTAAACAGAGCAAAACTCATTGTGACTTTGCCGGCAGCTTCGCTGGGCCCAGGCCAGAACCTGCCGTCTCTAGGGGCCGTAGCTGTGAATCCTGCAGAAGATACGCACATCATAGTCCCCAATGCTGCAAAAGTAGCTCCAGCTAGCCCAGGCCAAGGGAACATAGTCATCACCTTACCTGCTGCTCCAGTGGCCACTGCCTTTATATGCCCCTCCCCTGCTGCTAAACAAGTGGCCCAAAGAGCTTCAGCCTTCGCTTCATTGGCTAAGGACCACATGAGTGAGTGCTGTGGCACCCTACTCAAAGTGAGCATGGGGCCAAGACTCCCTCTAGGCCTGCCTTCTCCTGAGACTCTGTCTCATAACACTCTGCATTCATTACTCCTGCTGACTCCAGGCTGTATCGTGACAGAGAGTGGGAGCTGTCAGAGCACTTGTTTGAACCCTGTACCAGTTATAGATCACAGCCAGAAACATTTATCCCAGCAGACAGTAAGAATGGAAGGATTTATACAGAGCTGTTTGGGAAACATTTACAAGAGTAAGGCAGTTCCAGTGGACAGAACCTCAAACAGACCTCCTATTGGTTACAAGGAAggccattttaaagcaaatgACAATTTTCAAGAAATCACAGAAGTACAAGAGTTGGACATGGATGAGGTGATTGTTACCGAGGACGAGCAGGAGTATGTTGGAGAGGAAGATTTTAGAAGGCCCTTCCTCACCTTATCGGAGTCCTCGGGAAGCCCTGTGTCTGCTGTGGCCGGGGAAGATGATACTATGCAGCCAGCGATTAACGTGcgagaggaggatgaaggagaaaGGAGTCAAAGAGCATGTGTAATGTCTGTGCCAGAGCTTCAG GACACAAAGAAACGGTCAAGGGTGACATCGGAGCCGGAGGCTGACAAAAAGTGTCTGTTGGGTGAAGGCAAATCAGAAGCGCACATGTCAG GAGGGCGTGCGGAGCGCCTGCATTCTGCACTTCTCTGTGATGACTTATCTGATGATGACCCTCGCAGAGATGTAAAAGATGTTGCCTTTGCCCAAGCCTACCTAGAAAAG GTGTGCGAGGCAGTGCAGGTGGTGCCGGGGAAGGTGGAGGAGTTCCTGGGTGTCCTGTACGAGTTTGAGCAGGACCCCGAGGGCAGAACATCAGTGGATCTCTACGTGAGGCTCAGATCTGTTTTGGGCGAATGGCCAGAACTGCTCAGAGACTTTGCTGCGTTCCTGCACCCGGAGCAGGCCCAGGAGTGCGGCCTA CTTGCTGAGCAGCAGGCGTTTGAGAGGAGTCGGAGGTTCCTGCGACAGTTGGAGCTGAGCTTCGGCGAGCACTCGCCCCACTACAGGAGGGTGGTGCGCACGCTCCAGCAGGGCCCGTGTAAAAGCCGGGCTGGCTCAGAAGAG ATGAAGGCGCAAATCGCCATGCTGCTCCGAGAACACGTCCACCTGCTTGAGGAGTACTGGGTGTTTTTTGAGCGGCTCCACCCAGCTAAGCATCGTCggtctgaggaggaggagatggagtgTGACAatgttgatggtgtgtgtagtgttcagaCTGTACACAGAGTAGAGGGAAGCCAGCTACTTCAGCACATGGGAGCCATCTCTCCAGAGATGAGGGCAGAAACTCCCCAACATCAGACTCATTCCAAG AGTGTCGACTCGGCAAAGCTTGCTGGGGAGAGCCGGAGTACCAACCCAGAGACAGAAGATGAGACCAAGAAAGAGGCAGGGCGTGCTTTCTGTGCCAGGAACAGTTCACGCATGCCAAGTGGGGAAAAGGTTGTGCTCTGGACAAG AGAAGCAGATCGAGTGATACTCACCACCTGTCAGCAGAGAGGAGCCAATCAAAGCACCTTCAGGTCTATCGCTGCTCAGCTGGGTCATAAAACAGCCACTGAG GTTGGTTCACGCTACCAGGACCTCATACGGCTCTTCCACGAATCCTCCAGACAGCATCATGCTGGCGGCTCAGACACAGAGGTCCAGCCCAGTCCTAGGGAAGAGGAACCCAGCTGA